A stretch of Phragmites australis chromosome 12, lpPhrAust1.1, whole genome shotgun sequence DNA encodes these proteins:
- the LOC133886059 gene encoding F-box/kelch-repeat protein At3g23880-like, producing the protein MASSRPCAGPDRHVVPTLAASGTGVLPLDAVYEILLRVPAKALCRLRTVSQLWRVLLSDPWFAAAHAARHPEPLFIAAYFDELLHAEIIDIMDLSGQIVKRVRVEKDDMVLRVAHDLVCVLKIVSGECQLLNPVTGAVHLLPNDLAEEHTASRLNRSDYDDDGMYLFGQVASMREYKVLRILERMCYGKPADLCEVCTLDSGTDARWRAKQAPPDSFVYNDRNSVVIDGVVYLTSWNAYLCRRFGQIFEQDWIIPFDLEKEEWMPNIQGPQVSFADNGAEILMQLTLANLNGSLAVVHGPAPYTDIWILMDFQKGLWVKQYSIHIERQEDLYAVHPLLVLDDGRIVIHREGKGLLQIHDPRTNTSTNLVEKRHCDAISIYAGNLMSLEW; encoded by the coding sequence ATGGCGTCGTCGAGACCGTGCGCCGGGCCCGACAGGCACGTCGTGCCTACCCTCGCCGCCTCCGGCACCGGCGTCCTGCCCCTGGACGCCGTCTACGAGATCCTGCTGCGCGTCCCGGCCAAGGCGCTCTGCCGCCTGCGGACTGTGAGCCAGCTGTGGCGGGTCCTCCTCTCCGACCCGTGGTTCGCCGCTGCGCAcgctgcccgccacccggagcCGCTTTTCATCGCTGCCTATTTCGATGAGTTATTGCACGCCGAGATTATCGATATCATGGATCTATCCGGGCAAATTGTTAAGCGGGTGCGCGTGGAGAAGGATGACATGGTCTTGAGGGTGGCACATGATCTCGTCTGTGTCTTGAAAATTGTCAGCGGGGAGTGCCAATTGCTCAACCCAGTTACTGGAGCTGTGCATCTGTTACCAAACGACCTGGCAGAAGAGCACACCGCTTCCAGGTTGAACCGGAGTGATTACGATGATGACGGCATGTATCTATTCGGGCAGGTTGCCAGCATGAGGGAGTACAAGGTGCTTCGAATACTAGAGCGTATGTGCTATGGTAAGCCTGCGGACCTGTGTGAGGTTTGCACCCTCGACAGTGGCACTGATGCAAGGTGGAGGGCAAAGCAGGCCCCTCCAGACTCTTTTGTATACAATGATCGGAACAGCGTGGTCATTGATGGGGTTGTGTACCTGACAAGTTGGAATGCGTATCTTTGTCGGAGATTCGGTCAAATTTTTGAGCAAGACTGGATAATTCCGTTCGACCTTGAGAAGGAGGAATGGATGCCGAATATCCAGGGACCCCAGGTCAGCTTTGCTGATAATGGTGCTGAGATTTTGATGCAGCTTACATTAGCAAACCTAAATGGCTCCTTAGCTGTTGTGCATGGCCCAGCTCCTTATACGGACATCTGGATTCTGATGGACTTTCAGAAGGGTCTTTGGGTCAAACAATATAGCATTCACATTGAACGACAAGAGGATCTTTATGCTGTGCATCCGTTGTTGGTATTAGACGACGGGAGGATAGTCATACACAGAGAAGGCAAGGGATTATTACAGATTCATGACCCAAGAACCAATACTTCCACAAATTTGGTGGAGAAGAGGCACTGCGATGCAATTAGCATTTATGCAGGAAACTTAATGAGCTTAGAGTGGTGA